In Gemmata obscuriglobus, a single genomic region encodes these proteins:
- a CDS encoding type IV pilus twitching motility protein PilT — protein sequence MAARIADKLLQWLEWAVQAGASDLHVVAGHPPVIRLHGDLIELPEAPLTAADTEPLLLSSCPEDVAQRLQNSKNADYSFECELGGKSTRFRATLFLAGGDTGGCFRLIPDAIPDLTWAGFPADLAARLVALRDGLVIVTGATGSGKSTTLAMLVNQINKAGGYRIITVEEPVEYRFPREPNSVITQREVGGDVLSFADGLKYGLRQDPDVILVGEVRDRETAQMALSAAETGHLVFSTLHTRDAKGAITRLPDLFPPDAHSGVRSQLAMSLRAIVSQRLLPSVQKSEKRHLALEVLWNTHPVASAIRQNKVESIDNCIQTGREDGMWTCDESVRLLFRMGKITRAVAEQNVRDVRFLHQ from the coding sequence ATGGCGGCACGCATCGCGGACAAACTCCTTCAGTGGCTCGAATGGGCGGTGCAGGCCGGTGCCTCGGACCTCCACGTTGTCGCCGGGCACCCGCCCGTGATCCGACTGCACGGCGACCTGATCGAGTTGCCCGAAGCCCCGCTCACCGCGGCCGACACGGAACCGCTGTTGCTCTCGTCGTGCCCGGAAGATGTGGCCCAGCGGCTCCAGAACAGCAAGAACGCGGACTACTCGTTCGAGTGCGAACTCGGGGGCAAATCGACGCGGTTCCGCGCGACCCTGTTTCTGGCCGGCGGTGACACCGGTGGCTGCTTCCGACTCATCCCGGATGCGATTCCCGATCTCACATGGGCCGGGTTCCCGGCGGATCTGGCGGCCCGGCTCGTGGCGCTGCGCGACGGGCTCGTGATCGTCACCGGCGCGACCGGATCGGGCAAATCGACCACCTTGGCGATGCTGGTCAATCAGATCAATAAGGCGGGCGGGTACCGCATCATCACGGTGGAAGAGCCGGTCGAGTACCGGTTCCCACGTGAGCCCAACTCGGTCATCACCCAGCGCGAGGTCGGGGGCGACGTGCTCTCGTTCGCCGACGGGCTGAAGTACGGGTTGCGCCAGGACCCCGACGTGATTCTGGTGGGCGAGGTCCGCGACCGCGAGACCGCGCAAATGGCGCTGAGTGCCGCCGAAACGGGGCACCTCGTGTTCAGCACCCTCCACACCCGTGACGCGAAGGGCGCCATCACCCGGTTGCCGGACCTGTTCCCGCCGGACGCGCACTCCGGCGTGCGGTCGCAACTGGCGATGAGCCTCCGCGCGATCGTCAGTCAGCGGCTGCTGCCGAGCGTTCAGAAGAGCGAGAAGCGGCACCTCGCACTGGAGGTGCTGTGGAACACGCACCCGGTGGCGAGCGCGATCCGTCAGAACAAGGTGGAGAGCATCGACAACTGCATCCAGACCGGGCGCGAAGACGGCATGTGGACGTGCGACGAGTCGGTGCGGCTATTGTTCCGGATGGGCAAGATCACGCGGGCCGTCGCCGAGCAAAACGTCCGCGACGTGAGGTTCCTTCACCAGTGA
- a CDS encoding RNA polymerase sigma factor: MNAPLSRMVANFAPVQPDRDLLARFVHDRDEAAFTALVHRHGPMVYGVCRRLLGNCADADDAFQAVFLVLANRAGALAQRPALGGWLYEVAVRVAKKARTTFERLRRHERRAAEGRMEHVFDPAPDDSAEWLDRELAALPERLREPVVQCLIRERPRAEVAAELGIPEGTLASRLDAARKRLAERLARHRVPLALGGLLASVPSSLTAATTKRVADGSGSAIHQLAQEVTKTMSLSMKRAAPAVLAVAAAVGGLLLATDRSAPPSSPPGDTLVVRRAAPVSAEPAWLATFRKRYALKDGEYVKRVAPPYVDERKEYMYRVWYPEKQTPEDEAKAREILDRDQLTLALFLNFDGARVTTRTSVSAPGLCDIPERERDGKMLSVWDTVAYVTEWEHPEIAIDPKSSDHPLLSRKDHTSVTRSVSGDFVIRKGAPIEKVVRQLERIFRDECKLDVRLTLKEEEQTVFVVGGTFKPKPPEWRPKKELDFYAAEDGLNKEYDHFGGNNKNSKARNWQTVNTSLDIGTPAALVRSVGNRLGTRMVWDGPLPTEFRVSWHQHTFRTPTKEQEALDRDPEKVLPVVTAQTGLTFRKDKRRVQVLYLSAPAPQ; encoded by the coding sequence ATGAACGCTCCGCTTTCCCGAATGGTCGCCAACTTCGCCCCGGTACAGCCCGACAGGGATCTACTCGCACGGTTCGTCCACGACCGCGACGAGGCCGCCTTCACCGCCCTGGTCCACCGCCACGGGCCGATGGTGTACGGCGTCTGCCGCCGGCTCCTCGGTAACTGCGCCGACGCCGACGACGCGTTCCAGGCGGTGTTCCTCGTTCTGGCAAACCGGGCCGGCGCTCTCGCCCAGCGGCCGGCTCTGGGCGGCTGGCTGTACGAGGTGGCCGTGCGGGTGGCGAAGAAGGCCCGCACCACCTTCGAGCGCCTCCGGCGGCACGAGCGGCGGGCGGCCGAAGGCCGTATGGAACACGTGTTCGACCCGGCCCCGGACGACTCGGCCGAGTGGCTGGACCGGGAGCTGGCGGCGCTCCCCGAGCGGCTCCGCGAGCCGGTCGTGCAGTGTCTCATCCGGGAGCGACCGCGGGCCGAAGTGGCGGCCGAACTCGGCATCCCCGAAGGCACCCTGGCGAGCCGTCTGGACGCCGCCCGGAAGCGACTGGCAGAGCGATTGGCCCGGCACCGCGTACCGCTGGCGCTCGGCGGGCTGCTGGCGTCGGTGCCATCGTCCCTGACCGCGGCGACGACGAAACGGGTCGCCGACGGAAGCGGATCGGCGATCCACCAACTCGCGCAGGAGGTCACGAAAACGATGTCTCTGAGCATGAAACGGGCTGCGCCCGCCGTACTGGCCGTCGCGGCGGCAGTCGGCGGCCTGCTGCTCGCAACCGACCGGAGCGCCCCACCGAGTTCTCCGCCCGGCGACACGCTGGTCGTCCGCCGAGCCGCGCCCGTGTCAGCCGAACCGGCGTGGCTGGCGACGTTCCGCAAGCGGTACGCGCTGAAGGACGGGGAGTACGTCAAGCGGGTCGCGCCGCCGTACGTCGACGAGCGCAAGGAGTACATGTACCGCGTGTGGTATCCGGAGAAGCAAACGCCCGAGGACGAGGCCAAGGCGCGGGAGATATTGGACCGCGACCAACTGACTTTGGCCCTGTTCCTCAACTTCGATGGCGCCCGGGTCACGACGCGAACCAGCGTGTCGGCCCCGGGTCTGTGTGATATCCCGGAGCGCGAACGGGACGGCAAAATGCTGAGCGTCTGGGATACGGTGGCGTACGTCACCGAGTGGGAGCACCCCGAAATCGCGATCGACCCGAAATCCAGCGACCATCCACTGCTGTCCCGCAAAGATCACACGAGCGTGACACGGTCCGTCAGCGGCGATTTCGTGATCCGAAAGGGCGCGCCGATTGAAAAGGTGGTGCGCCAGCTCGAGCGCATCTTCCGTGACGAGTGCAAACTCGACGTCCGATTGACCCTCAAAGAAGAAGAGCAGACGGTGTTCGTGGTCGGTGGGACGTTCAAGCCGAAGCCGCCCGAGTGGCGGCCGAAAAAGGAACTGGACTTTTACGCGGCTGAAGATGGGTTGAACAAGGAGTACGACCACTTCGGGGGCAACAACAAAAACTCGAAGGCGCGGAACTGGCAAACGGTCAACACGTCACTCGACATCGGCACGCCCGCGGCACTGGTGCGGTCCGTCGGAAACCGCCTCGGCACGCGGATGGTGTGGGACGGGCCGCTCCCGACCGAGTTCCGCGTTTCGTGGCACCAGCACACCTTCCGGACCCCAACGAAAGAGCAGGAGGCGCTCGACCGCGACCCCGAGAAGGTGCTGCCCGTTGTGACCGCACAAACCGGTCTGACATTCAGGAAAGACAAGCGCCGTGTCCAGGTGCTGTACCTGAGCGCACCGGCGCCACAGTGA
- a CDS encoding c-type cytochrome domain-containing protein yields MRMFCALVFVAPLAAALPLTVRAEEPPKVSYYKDVRPVFQQHCNGCHQPAKPLGGYVMTTHADLLKAGEREKVGVVPGKPAQSYLVEQIKVHSNGKAEMPKGRDPLGAAQIKLITDWIAQGAVDDTPASAKAAAVDASNPPKYSAPPVVTAVAFSPDGAQLAVTGYHEVLIYDTTELKLRSRLIGISERVQSLAFSPDGKKLAAVGGAPGRFGEVQVWRPGDEKLLLSAPVTFDTLYGVSWSPDGKTLAFGCADNTVRAIDAASGKQTLQMGTHSDWVLGTVFSQDGAHLISVGRDMSMKLTEVETQRFVDNVTSITPGALKGGLITVDRRPVKERRVTKVPQDEGGKFIEKVYDEVVVAGADGRPRLYKIHREVKRQIGDDANKIREYEPLPGRVSAVAFNSDGSKFAACSSLDGKGEVRVYDSTSGAKVVCEKVTGPVYTVAWQPDGKRIASAGFDGTVWLHDPATGKLVNSFVALPNK; encoded by the coding sequence ATGCGGATGTTTTGCGCTCTTGTATTTGTCGCCCCACTTGCTGCGGCGCTCCCACTTACCGTACGCGCCGAAGAGCCGCCGAAGGTGAGCTATTACAAAGACGTGCGCCCCGTGTTCCAGCAGCACTGTAACGGGTGCCACCAGCCGGCCAAGCCGCTCGGTGGGTACGTCATGACCACCCACGCCGACCTCCTGAAGGCCGGCGAGCGCGAGAAGGTCGGCGTGGTCCCGGGCAAACCGGCACAGAGTTACCTCGTTGAACAGATTAAGGTACACAGCAACGGCAAAGCGGAGATGCCCAAGGGCCGTGACCCGCTCGGGGCCGCTCAGATCAAGCTCATTACCGACTGGATCGCGCAGGGGGCCGTTGACGACACGCCTGCCAGTGCGAAGGCTGCGGCTGTGGACGCGTCGAACCCGCCGAAGTACTCGGCCCCGCCGGTGGTGACCGCGGTCGCGTTCAGTCCCGACGGCGCGCAGCTCGCGGTCACTGGGTATCACGAGGTGCTGATTTACGACACCACAGAGCTCAAGCTGCGGTCGCGGCTGATCGGGATCTCGGAGCGGGTGCAGTCGCTCGCCTTCTCGCCGGACGGAAAGAAGCTCGCGGCGGTCGGCGGCGCGCCCGGGCGGTTCGGAGAAGTGCAGGTCTGGCGCCCCGGAGACGAGAAACTCCTGCTGTCGGCCCCGGTCACCTTCGACACGCTGTACGGCGTCAGTTGGTCTCCCGACGGCAAGACGCTGGCGTTCGGGTGCGCGGACAACACCGTCCGCGCGATCGATGCCGCCAGTGGTAAGCAGACCCTCCAGATGGGCACCCACTCGGACTGGGTGCTCGGCACGGTGTTCTCGCAGGACGGGGCGCACCTGATTTCGGTCGGCCGCGACATGAGCATGAAGCTGACCGAGGTGGAGACCCAGCGGTTCGTGGACAACGTCACCAGCATCACCCCCGGCGCGCTCAAGGGGGGGCTCATCACCGTCGACCGGCGCCCGGTGAAGGAGCGGCGGGTGACGAAGGTCCCGCAGGATGAGGGCGGCAAGTTCATCGAGAAGGTGTACGACGAGGTGGTCGTCGCCGGCGCGGACGGGCGGCCGCGGCTCTACAAGATCCACCGCGAGGTGAAGCGGCAGATCGGCGACGACGCCAACAAGATCCGCGAGTACGAGCCGCTGCCGGGCCGCGTGTCGGCCGTCGCCTTCAATTCAGACGGCTCGAAGTTCGCCGCGTGTAGCAGTTTGGACGGGAAGGGCGAGGTGCGCGTCTACGACTCCACCTCCGGCGCGAAAGTGGTGTGCGAGAAGGTCACCGGTCCGGTCTACACGGTCGCGTGGCAACCGGACGGCAAGCGGATCGCCTCCGCCGGGTTCGACGGCACCGTGTGGCTCCACGACCCCGCGACCGGCAAGCTCGTGAACAGCTTCGTCGCACTGCCCAACAAGTGA
- a CDS encoding nucleotide sugar dehydrogenase, with translation MSALLSSLLARIGDKTATVGIIGLGYVGLPLARAFSNAGFRVLGFDIDTAKVQKLNAGKSFIKQIPDTTVAEMRGKGFEATDRFERLDEPDAILICVPTPLTEAREPDLTYVVNSANAIAGRLRPGQLVILESTTYPSTTRNVMLPVLERTGLTAGADFFVAFSPEREDPGNPTHSVSHIPKVVGGLDDGSGDAACALYTAIVPKVVRVSTPEVAEACKILENTYRAINIALVNEMKVLYDRMGIDVWEVIDAAKTKPFGFQAFYPGPGLGGHCIPLDPFYLSWIARHHGMTTRFIELAGEVNTAMPGYVITKVADALNDAGKAVRGSKVALLGMAYKKDIDDPRESPSFELLDLLLKKGAGVTYNDPHIPSLPRMRHWPHLEPMQSQPLTPEYLAAQDCVLIATDHTAYDYDFIVKHSKLVIDTRNATKTVSSGREKVVRA, from the coding sequence ATGTCGGCGCTACTTTCGAGCTTGCTTGCGCGCATCGGGGATAAGACCGCAACGGTCGGAATCATCGGGCTCGGCTACGTCGGGCTGCCCCTCGCCCGCGCGTTCTCGAACGCGGGGTTCCGCGTCCTCGGCTTCGATATCGACACGGCGAAGGTTCAGAAGCTGAACGCCGGCAAGTCGTTCATCAAGCAGATCCCGGACACAACCGTCGCGGAAATGCGCGGTAAGGGGTTCGAGGCCACCGACCGGTTCGAGCGTTTGGACGAGCCGGACGCGATCCTGATCTGCGTCCCGACCCCGCTCACCGAGGCGCGTGAGCCCGATCTCACCTACGTGGTGAACTCCGCGAACGCGATCGCCGGCCGGCTGCGCCCCGGTCAACTCGTGATCCTCGAAAGCACTACCTACCCGAGCACCACGCGGAACGTGATGCTCCCGGTGCTGGAGCGGACCGGGCTGACGGCCGGCGCCGACTTCTTCGTGGCGTTCAGCCCCGAGCGCGAGGACCCGGGCAACCCGACCCACTCCGTCAGCCACATCCCGAAGGTGGTCGGCGGGCTGGACGACGGCAGCGGCGACGCGGCCTGCGCACTGTACACCGCGATCGTGCCGAAAGTGGTCCGGGTCTCGACGCCCGAAGTCGCCGAGGCGTGCAAGATCCTGGAGAACACCTACCGCGCAATCAACATCGCGCTGGTGAACGAGATGAAGGTGCTCTACGACCGCATGGGCATCGACGTGTGGGAGGTCATCGACGCCGCGAAGACGAAGCCGTTCGGGTTCCAGGCCTTCTACCCCGGCCCCGGCCTGGGCGGGCACTGCATCCCGCTCGACCCGTTCTACCTGAGCTGGATCGCCCGGCACCACGGCATGACCACCCGGTTCATCGAGCTGGCCGGCGAGGTCAACACCGCGATGCCCGGGTACGTGATTACCAAGGTGGCCGACGCGCTCAACGACGCCGGGAAGGCGGTCCGCGGGAGCAAGGTCGCGCTGCTCGGGATGGCGTACAAGAAGGACATCGATGACCCGCGCGAGTCGCCCAGCTTCGAGCTGCTCGACCTGCTGCTGAAGAAGGGCGCGGGCGTCACCTACAACGACCCGCACATCCCGTCTCTCCCGCGGATGCGGCACTGGCCGCACCTGGAGCCGATGCAGAGCCAGCCGCTCACCCCCGAGTACCTCGCGGCGCAGGACTGCGTGCTGATCGCCACCGATCACACCGCCTACGACTACGACTTCATCGTGAAGCACAGCAAACTCGTGATCGACACCCGTAACGCCACCAAAACCGTGAGCAGCGGGCGCGAGAAGGTCGTACGGGCCTGA
- a CDS encoding calcium-binding protein, which produces MMTSLRNLFAAAPTARRANLGLEDLGDRTMLSVTTGTIANGITWRFDYNEQTKVGTFTVNGTNAAEQIYLTERLLNADPGDPNAGETRPVGVDVVLGGGNFQGGSPDFAPGSTITVEVNARGGNDTVVNATRFGGTLNGGDGNDTLTVVATNTAVNQLLGGAGNDTLTGGSGNELLVGGLGNDLISGGNGNDDLWGDDRVGSNGVFVSSGSGTDILLGNMGNDTLRGGGGDDQLWGDHAQKQMVNGQLQWVSLDSGGNDQLFGEAGNDTLVGGWGNDTLSGGAGNDWLFGGKGNDALSGGDDRDYLFGGDGSDSLDGGAMTDYIRVGGYNDPFWGVDEFYLPHGVNGNDEDTETTVRG; this is translated from the coding sequence ATGATGACCTCTCTCCGCAACCTGTTCGCCGCCGCCCCGACCGCCCGCCGGGCCAACCTCGGTCTCGAGGACCTGGGCGACCGCACCATGCTCTCGGTCACAACCGGCACCATCGCCAACGGCATCACCTGGCGATTCGACTACAACGAGCAGACCAAAGTCGGCACGTTCACGGTGAACGGCACGAACGCCGCCGAGCAGATCTACCTGACCGAGCGGTTACTCAACGCCGACCCCGGCGACCCGAATGCCGGCGAGACCCGGCCGGTGGGGGTGGACGTGGTGCTCGGCGGCGGGAACTTTCAGGGCGGCTCGCCCGACTTCGCCCCCGGCAGCACCATCACCGTCGAGGTGAATGCCAGAGGCGGAAACGACACGGTGGTCAACGCCACCCGGTTCGGCGGCACCCTCAACGGCGGGGATGGGAACGACACCCTGACCGTGGTGGCCACCAACACCGCGGTGAACCAACTGCTCGGCGGGGCGGGGAACGACACCCTGACCGGCGGGTCGGGCAACGAGCTGCTCGTCGGCGGCCTGGGGAACGACCTCATCAGCGGCGGCAACGGGAACGACGACCTGTGGGGCGACGACCGGGTGGGGTCGAACGGGGTGTTCGTGAGCAGCGGCAGCGGCACCGACATTCTGCTCGGCAACATGGGTAACGACACGCTCCGCGGCGGCGGGGGTGACGACCAGCTCTGGGGCGACCACGCCCAGAAGCAGATGGTGAACGGCCAGCTCCAGTGGGTCAGCCTGGACAGCGGCGGCAACGACCAGTTGTTCGGCGAGGCGGGCAACGACACCCTGGTCGGCGGGTGGGGGAACGACACGCTGAGCGGCGGGGCCGGGAACGACTGGCTGTTCGGCGGTAAGGGGAACGACGCGCTGAGCGGGGGCGACGACCGCGACTACCTGTTCGGCGGGGACGGGAGCGACTCGCTCGACGGCGGGGCCATGACGGACTACATCCGGGTCGGCGGGTACAACGACCCGTTCTGGGGCGTGGACGAGTTCTACCTCCCGCACGGGGTGAACGGGAACGACGAGGACACCGAAACCACGGTACGAGGGTGA
- a CDS encoding DUF1549 domain-containing protein, with product MKPFRYAAVVLLLALGPAVFAQEKLPDGAKVVRLTAHPAKVQLAGPFSYAQLLVTATLDGGDVVDVTRIAKVTAPKAATVSPAGLVRPVADGAGEIEVALAGQAVRVPLAVTGTAEDKPVSFVTDVQPVLSKLGCNQGTCHGAQAGKNGFKLSLRGYDPVYDYRALTDDLEGRRFNRAAPEKSLMLLKPAGAVPHQGGVTMAAGDPYYEVVRRWIAQGVKLDLDAVRVQSLEIFPKNPIIGRIGQKQQFAAVATYTDGRVRDVTAETFVESSNTEVVTVDRAGLVSTARRGEATMLARYEGVYAASTVVVMGDRSGFEWKQQAVHNYIDDLVDQKLKKVKVQASGLTDDASFLRRAYLDLTGLPPTPEQVQAFLADARPLREKRDAVIDALVGSEPFVEHWANKWADLLMVNRKFLGDVGATAFRKWIRDAVAENRPYDRFAYQVVTASGSNVENPPAAYYKTLRDADAVMENTTQLFLAVRFNCNKCHDHPFEKWTQDQYYGLAAYFAQVGRAEDPKFKGQKIGGTAVEGAKPLVEVITDKKGGEIKHERTGETAKPYFPYAVAAELPKGGARREEVARWITSPHNQYFAKSYVNRMWSYLLGVGLIEPIDDIRAGNPPTNPELLDALTADFIQSGFDTQKLIKTICKSRTYQLSLATNKWNKDDEINYSHALARRLPAEVLFDAIHRATGSQAKLPGLPAGSRAAQLVDSNVELPGGFLELFNKPVRESSCECERGSGLNLGPVLAMVSGPVVAEAIKDPNSRLNQFVQSEKDDTKVVEQIFLSVLNRRPTAGERAAALDALRGAGGYHAKMLAEYKPKADAFNAYKATVAAKQQVWEEGLRAQKPTAWTALDVRRARAQAPGTKLQLGKDGSLLATGAVPETDLYTVIGLVETDRPITALRLEVLPDPTLPARGPGRAENGNFVLNELRVTYRLLDQIDSNPVPLKLTAADQIFAQNGFPAAFAVDNNPATGWATAGRLGQDNAALFKFDKPVSSPVGAQFTAVLDQRYGSKHAIGKFRISVTSDPNPKLQSPLNPQQVTLLETPVEKRTPAQQAQLRQMYLAQDKEYARLAAEGANAPPSDPRVLGAQDVVWALVNSPAFLFNH from the coding sequence ATGAAGCCCTTTCGATACGCCGCCGTTGTGCTCCTCCTCGCGCTCGGGCCGGCGGTCTTCGCACAGGAAAAGCTCCCGGACGGGGCGAAGGTCGTCAGACTCACCGCCCACCCCGCAAAGGTGCAACTCGCCGGACCGTTCTCGTACGCGCAGTTGCTCGTCACCGCCACGCTCGACGGTGGGGACGTGGTGGATGTCACCCGGATCGCGAAGGTGACCGCTCCGAAGGCCGCAACCGTCAGCCCGGCGGGACTGGTGCGTCCCGTGGCCGACGGCGCCGGGGAGATCGAAGTTGCCCTGGCTGGGCAAGCCGTCCGCGTCCCGCTCGCGGTCACGGGCACGGCGGAGGATAAACCGGTCAGCTTCGTCACGGACGTGCAGCCGGTGCTGAGTAAGCTCGGTTGCAACCAGGGCACCTGCCACGGCGCTCAGGCCGGCAAGAACGGCTTTAAACTGTCCCTCCGCGGCTACGACCCTGTTTACGACTACCGTGCCCTGACCGACGACCTTGAGGGCCGCCGGTTCAACCGCGCGGCGCCGGAAAAGAGCCTGATGCTGTTAAAGCCGGCCGGGGCCGTGCCGCACCAGGGCGGCGTCACGATGGCCGCCGGTGACCCGTACTACGAGGTCGTGCGCCGGTGGATCGCTCAGGGCGTGAAGCTCGACCTGGACGCCGTCCGGGTCCAGTCGCTCGAAATCTTCCCCAAGAACCCCATCATCGGCCGTATCGGTCAGAAGCAGCAGTTCGCCGCCGTCGCGACCTACACGGACGGGCGCGTTCGCGATGTGACCGCCGAGACGTTCGTTGAGAGCAGCAACACCGAGGTCGTCACGGTGGACCGGGCGGGGCTCGTGAGCACCGCGCGCCGCGGGGAGGCCACCATGCTGGCCCGTTACGAGGGCGTCTACGCCGCGAGCACTGTGGTCGTCATGGGCGACCGATCGGGGTTCGAGTGGAAGCAGCAGGCCGTTCACAACTACATCGACGATCTGGTCGATCAGAAGCTGAAGAAGGTCAAGGTTCAGGCCAGTGGGCTGACGGACGACGCCTCGTTCCTGCGCCGGGCGTACCTCGACCTGACCGGCCTCCCCCCGACGCCCGAACAGGTGCAGGCGTTCCTGGCGGACGCGCGCCCGCTGCGCGAGAAACGCGACGCGGTCATTGACGCACTGGTCGGGAGCGAGCCGTTCGTCGAGCACTGGGCCAACAAGTGGGCCGATTTGCTCATGGTGAATCGGAAGTTCCTCGGGGACGTGGGCGCGACCGCGTTCCGCAAGTGGATCCGCGACGCCGTCGCGGAGAACCGGCCCTACGACAGGTTCGCGTACCAGGTCGTCACCGCGAGCGGGTCGAACGTTGAGAACCCGCCCGCCGCGTATTACAAGACCCTTCGCGACGCCGACGCGGTGATGGAGAACACCACGCAACTGTTCCTGGCGGTGCGGTTCAACTGCAACAAGTGCCACGACCACCCGTTCGAGAAGTGGACCCAGGACCAGTACTACGGCCTCGCCGCGTACTTCGCGCAGGTGGGGCGCGCCGAGGACCCGAAGTTCAAGGGGCAGAAGATCGGCGGCACAGCGGTGGAGGGGGCGAAGCCGCTGGTGGAGGTCATCACCGACAAGAAGGGCGGTGAGATCAAGCACGAGCGCACCGGCGAGACCGCGAAACCGTACTTCCCGTACGCGGTCGCCGCGGAACTGCCGAAGGGGGGCGCGCGGCGCGAAGAGGTCGCGCGGTGGATCACCTCTCCGCACAACCAGTACTTCGCAAAGAGCTACGTCAACCGGATGTGGAGCTACCTGCTCGGCGTCGGGCTGATCGAGCCGATCGACGACATCCGCGCCGGGAACCCGCCCACGAACCCAGAACTGCTCGACGCCCTCACCGCGGACTTCATCCAGTCCGGGTTCGACACGCAGAAGCTCATCAAGACCATCTGCAAGAGCCGGACGTACCAGCTCTCGCTGGCCACGAACAAGTGGAACAAGGACGACGAGATCAACTACTCGCACGCGCTGGCGCGGCGCCTCCCCGCGGAAGTCCTGTTCGACGCGATCCACCGCGCGACCGGCTCGCAAGCGAAGTTGCCCGGGCTGCCCGCCGGCTCCCGCGCCGCGCAACTGGTGGACAGCAACGTGGAACTGCCCGGCGGGTTCCTGGAACTGTTCAACAAGCCGGTGCGGGAGAGCTCGTGCGAGTGCGAACGCGGCTCGGGGCTGAACCTCGGCCCGGTGCTCGCGATGGTCAGCGGCCCGGTGGTCGCGGAGGCGATCAAAGACCCCAACAGCCGGCTGAACCAGTTCGTGCAGTCCGAAAAGGACGACACGAAGGTGGTCGAACAGATCTTCCTGTCGGTGCTGAACCGACGCCCGACGGCGGGCGAACGGGCGGCGGCGCTGGACGCGCTCCGGGGCGCCGGCGGCTACCACGCCAAGATGCTGGCCGAGTACAAACCCAAGGCGGACGCGTTCAACGCGTACAAAGCTACCGTGGCCGCCAAACAGCAGGTTTGGGAGGAGGGGCTGCGGGCGCAGAAGCCGACCGCGTGGACCGCGCTTGATGTGCGCCGCGCGCGGGCGCAGGCGCCGGGCACGAAGCTCCAGCTCGGCAAGGACGGGTCGCTCCTCGCCACCGGAGCCGTGCCCGAAACGGATCTGTACACCGTGATCGGGCTGGTGGAAACCGATCGGCCGATTACTGCGTTGCGGCTCGAAGTTCTCCCGGACCCGACGCTGCCCGCGCGAGGCCCCGGGCGCGCCGAGAACGGCAACTTCGTGCTCAACGAGCTGCGGGTGACGTACCGGCTTCTGGACCAAATCGACAGCAATCCGGTGCCGCTGAAACTGACCGCGGCGGACCAGATCTTCGCCCAGAACGGCTTCCCGGCGGCGTTCGCCGTGGACAACAACCCGGCCACCGGGTGGGCCACTGCGGGGCGCCTCGGGCAGGACAATGCGGCGCTGTTCAAGTTCGACAAGCCGGTGAGCAGCCCGGTGGGGGCGCAGTTCACCGCCGTGCTGGACCAGCGGTACGGGAGCAAGCACGCGATCGGCAAGTTCCGGATCTCGGTGACCTCGGACCCGAACCCGAAGCTCCAGAGCCCGCTGAACCCGCAGCAGGTGACGCTGCTGGAAACGCCGGTCGAGAAGCGGACGCCGGCCCAGCAGGCGCAATTGCGACAGATGTATCTCGCCCAGGACAAGGAGTACGCGCGGCTCGCGGCCGAAGGGGCCAACGCCCCGCCGTCCGACCCGCGCGTGCTCGGCGCGCAGGACGTGGTGTGGGCGCTGGTGAACAGCCCCGCGTTCCTGTTCAACCACTGA